One genomic window of Synechococcales cyanobacterium T60_A2020_003 includes the following:
- a CDS encoding 4Fe-4S ferredoxin: MIDLYYPLRSLREGHWFKLICGASFQHLPAIRSLALAYTLAGADCIDVAADPAVLASVRDALAVADSLKEEAIARGFGFRALPWLMVSLNDGEDPHFRKAEFDPNQCPTECPRPCEAICPANAIVFEQLPDGYSGVIDAQCYGCGRCLPICPIQQILARSYVSSPSAIAPLVLQDIDAVEIHTQVGRVAEFSRLWKAIAPALPHLKLVAISCPDGEGLIDYLKALYDLISPLPCALIWQTDGRPMSGDIGKGATRAAIHLGQKVLDAGLPGYVQLAGGTNASTVYKLRSRGLLRNRAIASPLSSPGDTARVVSSMRLSSAEQPYIAGIAYGSYARTLLSPILDTLDTQTPMNEAPFPPTTPSSTRLEDVSPLLWQAVERAYELVSPLKASAQMTAAASCTP, from the coding sequence GTGATTGATTTGTACTATCCCTTACGTTCTCTAAGAGAGGGTCACTGGTTCAAGCTAATTTGTGGAGCCAGTTTTCAACACCTCCCTGCCATCCGTTCTCTAGCCCTAGCGTATACGCTTGCTGGAGCCGACTGTATTGATGTTGCTGCTGATCCCGCTGTGCTGGCATCGGTGCGGGATGCGCTAGCGGTTGCGGATTCCTTGAAGGAAGAGGCGATCGCCCGGGGCTTTGGGTTTCGTGCATTGCCGTGGCTCATGGTCAGTCTCAACGATGGCGAAGATCCCCATTTTCGCAAAGCAGAGTTTGATCCCAATCAGTGTCCAACCGAGTGTCCCCGCCCCTGTGAGGCCATCTGTCCTGCCAACGCCATTGTCTTTGAGCAGTTGCCGGATGGATACTCTGGAGTGATTGATGCCCAGTGCTACGGCTGTGGGCGCTGTTTACCTATTTGTCCGATTCAGCAGATTTTAGCGCGATCCTATGTATCGTCCCCATCGGCGATCGCCCCTCTGGTTCTCCAGGATATCGATGCCGTTGAAATCCATACTCAGGTCGGACGTGTGGCGGAATTTAGTCGGCTGTGGAAGGCGATCGCCCCAGCGTTACCCCATCTCAAACTCGTTGCCATTAGCTGCCCCGATGGTGAAGGACTAATCGACTATCTCAAAGCCCTGTATGACCTGATTTCGCCCTTGCCCTGTGCCTTAATTTGGCAAACCGATGGTCGCCCCATGAGCGGTGACATCGGCAAAGGAGCCACCCGCGCCGCCATTCACCTAGGACAAAAAGTGCTCGATGCTGGCCTGCCCGGATATGTGCAGCTTGCAGGCGGAACCAATGCCTCTACGGTCTACAAACTGCGATCGCGCGGATTGCTGCGAAACCGGGCGATCGCCTCCCCCCTTTCATCCCCAGGAGACACAGCGCGTGTAGTCTCATCGATGCGGCTCTCCTCAGCGGAACAGCCGTACATTGCGGGTATTGCCTACGGCAGCTATGCCCGCACCTTGCTCTCGCCGATTTTGGACACCCTAGACACTCAAACGCCCATGAATGAAGCCCCGTTCCCCCCGACCACACCGAGCAGCACCCGACTTGAAGATGTTTCCCCCTTACTTTGGCAAGCGGTGGAGCGAGCTTACGAGCTTGTTTCGCCCCTAAAAGCCTCGGCACAGATGACGGCTGCGGCATCCTGCACACCGTAA